A segment of the Mercurialis annua linkage group LG4, ddMerAnnu1.2, whole genome shotgun sequence genome:
CCAGTCACAGATGCCTGCAGGATGTTGTCCAAAATCAATATTCACAATGCATTGTTATTTCTGAAGCTAAGTAAATCTCAGAAACAAGTTCCCAAGTTCTGCATTTATCTTTGTAATAAAAAACAACTTCTCAATATTTGTGTCGAAATCAAATCTGATAGCAAAACATCATAATACTTGTTTGCTAATTGTTAAAGTTGTGATACTTACACTGAAATATGTATGTAGAGCCGTAGTAAATGAAAATGGCTTGTTGTCTGTATTTGTAATCTTTAGTTCTGTGGAAATGCTCTTCTCGTCAAGCACAACCTGCAAATAGTGGAATAGAAGAAAAACTTGACATGTGAATATTGAAATAGAATCTCGATAGAGAAATTGAGTGACTTAAAAATTCCAAGTACACTAAACTAAATAAAGATTTACTGTTACACTGACCACTGTTTCTCTACAGAGAAGTAATCACCTACCTTGTATAAAGCCTGGAAACCAAAGTCCCACATGGCGCGACTATAAGGACCATCCTTGAGCATGAGAGTTACTACAGGACTGCCTTCCACAATTTCAGAATCAACAACGGACCAATCCACATTCCTCGCAAATCCATGCTGTTAAGTACATTTGTAATCGCATAGTTAAACAAAAAGAATTCAATAGTAAAACACCAATTATAATCTAGAAGGAGCTTGGATCATGATATACCTGCTGAATAGCACCCGGTCCGAACTGGGGGAAACAATGTGGAATACCTCCACTGATAGGCTTTTTCTTGTTAAAGACAGCATCAGGTCTTACAAAAAGAAGGTCCTTGCCATTGGGAAGTTTCCATGATGTTACACAGCCTCCAAATAAATAAATCTCAGCCTCACTAATCGATAAAATAgaggaattaattaattaagaagaGAGAAGACAGCCAAAAAGTAGAGTAAAAAGGAGTGAATTGGGGAAATGAAAATACTAACCTACCATGAGGAGATGAAAGGACAACCTTGGGTAAATTACCTTCACCTTCACTAACTTTTACTCCAACACCTTCTTTACTGACACTTGCAAATGCCATGCCGCTGTTTCTTTGATATCGGCTAATACGCAAACAAAATGCTGATCAAcgatcaagaaaaaaaaagtaaattagaaGGATTTAAAGGAAGAGAGACGGACTCACCGATTGAGTCGGCGGAGATTAAGGGTGgggagagaagaagaagaaaagggaATAGAAACGGTCGCCATAGAATACTTACAGAAAAATGGTGAGTCAGTGGTGGAGATGAATCCGAAGCTACGCTGCCCCTTCAAGTAGCGATCACTATTTACTGACTCGAATATGTCTGTTATATTCTGTTACTGTCTTCTGTTTTCTTTTTACCTTTCGTACTTGCTGCAAGTGTAAGCAAGGCCCAAGAGGCTAACCGGTGTGCCTGATCCGATGTCAATTATAAAGGCTGGTTACATCCTAAACTTTTCATTTATTTGCTACATTAACATCTCAACTTCTCATTTAAAtcagttaatttgattatagttaaattgaattaattttgatgtaaataaataaaaattgcaaTTTCTTTTTTCTGGTTTAATTTTTACTACTAATTAATCAAATCGAAATCATCTATTAAAAAAAGAACTATAATTTTTAACTAGCCCattaaataattgtttataattatttataagcTAGAACATCGTAAACTTAATtcgtgttgatttttttttcaaatcatgATATACATGATAAACATTCTTTTAAAAGACAAACAAAATCATGCTTAACATCATTTTATTGCATATTTGATAAGAAGTTGTAGTTGAATCGCAAGctaataaaatttgtaaattttaatcGAAGTTGTTATAATCAAATCGCGAGCTTTCTGTATaggaaaaatatgtttttaattttttttttctaaagttATAGTTGAATTGTGTATAAAGCTCATTTTATTGCAGATTTgattaaaaaagaagaagttatAATTGAATTGCAAGCTAATCAAAACTTCGTAAATTTAATCAAAGTTGTTATAATCAGATCGTGAGCTTCCTGTATaggaaaaaatgttttttttttcaaagtgcattttatagttaaaataaaatataaatttaaaaataaaagaaattataatgaaaatataaagaaaatggAAAGTTGGTAAATGTGTAAAGTTTCCAAACCTAAAAGGCTAAAACCCAATTCGAACTAAATAAGCCCAAATGTGAAGAATCCCCCATATCGGCCGGCAATAGAGATGAAGAATTCCCGTTGCCGCTACTTCATCCACCGTGGAAGCCATCGTAAAAGCTAAACCACCGCCATTGTTGCTGGATTCATTTCATCTCCATCTGCAACCTCTTCTCTCCGAGGCAATATCCAACTTCTCATGTGCCGGAACACAAAAGTCCAAGTAAcagtaattaaaattaaaattttgttaatttttgtgTCTGCTCCTCACTTTCTGTGCAACCAAACAAATGCTGTTCTATTAATTATTCGACAAGCTTCGATCTTCTGTAAAATTAGTAAACCGCTATTAGATTCAGACACTGGTATACCCAACAAATTTCACAATGCATGCCGAATCAGCCACCATAGTTCAGATTCTTTGGTTTTTTGGCATATCAGCTTGCATTAAGCTCATTTTAATCCCATCATACCACAGCACAGACTTTGAGGTCCATCGGCATTGGCTCGCTTTAACCCATTCCCTCCCTTTAACTCGATGGTACGTCGACGAGACTAGCCCCTGGACTCTCGATTACCCTCCGTTTTTCGCTTactatgaatattttctctcCCTTTTTGCCCAATTTATCGACCCTCAAATAGTTGACATCTACAGAGGCCTCAATTATAAGTCAAACACTGTCCTCTACTTCCAAAGAATAACTGTGATCGTCTCAGATTTGTGTCTCTTACTAGGGCTTTATAGATTGACTAAAAATCTGGAGCCAAGGAAGAGAATTTTGAGTTGGGTTTTGGTGGTTTGGTCTCCAGGGCTTATAATGGTAGACCATATGCATTTTCAGTACAATGGGTTTCTACTAGGGCTCTTGTTGCTGTCTGTTTCGTACTTGCAAGAAGGGAGAGATGTGATGGGTGGTTTTGTTTTTGCAGTTTTGTTGTGTTTTAAGCACTTGTTTGCTGTGGCTGCACCGGTTTATTTTGTATACTTGATGAGGCACTATTGCTGGAAAGGATTTTTCGTAGGTTTTAGACGGCTTTCTGCATTGGGGGCGGTGGTTGTGGTAGTTTTCGCGGCTGCTTATGGTCCGTTCTTATACCATGGTCAGGTATTTGTgtttttggtttgtttcttGCATGAATGGAGTCAATGCCATAGTTTCTTATCATGTAATACTATTGTGTGGATGTCAGCATAATTAATTAACAGTGGGATTTCAGCTTTATGTAATACAATTACTGCTGTCGTTGTATGCCATCTAGCTATGCTCAATTGGTCATAATTTTATTAGCTTGGCATGTAGTCGTACTGGTTCTGGACCTCTTTGCCATTGAGTTGGGTGTGTTCTTGGGGCTATTTGGTATTCTCTTGTTTTGTATCTGATGATGTGTTTCTGGGTTCTTTATTTTCCTTAAACATCTTGACAGTGTTGTGTATGTACCTAGTTATTGACACTAATACGTAAATATATGGAGTGATGTATCATCTATGACACAGATGGACTTGGGAAGTACCCTGGTCAGTATCCACTAAATGTTCTGCGGCTAAATATATAGCAGAAAAGGAAGTGTCTGTAATAATCCTTTAACAAGAAGTCTGTATGCTCTATATAGTAAGCTCTGTAGTCTGTACATTCTGTTTCCACAGTACCTGCACTGACTAGTTCCCTGTGTTGTAAGAAAACACTGGCAGCATGCGCAAAACCTCCCTACTAATAGATATTATAAATATGGCAATTGGAATATTCGTATTGGTAAACAGTGTCAAAGAAAAATCATGTACTGAACTCTTTGTTTCTCTGTCTCATACACTTGATCACATAGACAATTGCACAGGGACAACAAATTGTTTTTCACAAAAGGTTATGCATAAGTCCTGCTATCTTTCCAATGATTAGTAGCTGATTTTATGACTATTCAATACAATACCTCTATTTTTTTGGTACATTGGTAAGAatcaataatatatattatggtGCATTCATTATATAAATCCTACTTTGCAGATACAACAAGTTATCAGACGGATGTTTCCTTTTGGGAGGGGACTTTGCCATGCATACTGGGCTCCAAATTTTTGGGTGTTTTATATGATGTTGGATAAATGTCTTTCTATCATCTTCAGAAAACTAGGATTCAACATCCAAGCTCCAATTGCCTCATTTACTGGCGGGTTGGTAGGAGATTCATCTCCTTTTGCTGTATTGCCTCAGGTAATCTTTACACAATAAAATTGTTGTAGGCAAAAGAGAATGATGCTATAATTCTCCAACCACTTTAGATAATGTACTTGATGCGATATTTCTATGAAATAATATGTTCGACTAGTAGCTTCTTCTTCTTTGTCGTTTATGATAAATCATTCATGTTAGATGGCTGTGTGTGATAGACGtttttttcttgatttaaaCAAATAGGTAACAGTTAGACATCATTGCTTATCTGAAACATGGTTATTGGGAAATTGATTCTGGGAAATTAACTTTTGTTGAGTCAATGGACTTGTGTAATTTAACCACTAAAAAACTAACTCTGGTTCTAAGTTTTTTTTCCCCTTTCTCATTTGACTTTAATCTTTTTGAAAGACATCATGATGTTATCTGTTTAAATGAACTGAATTGCAGGTCACCCCCTTGACAACCTTCATCATGGTTTTGCTTGCCTTATCTCCTTGCCTCTTTAAAGCTTGGAAGAATCCTCAACCAAGATTTGTTGCTAGATGGATTGCTTATGCTTATACATGTGGCTTTTTCTTCGGTTGGCATGTCCATGAGAAAGCATCACTCCATTTTGTCATACCCTTGGCTATTATTGCATCACAAAGTCTGGAGGATGCAAGGCACTACTTCTTACTTTCTATAGGTATATGCTTATTCATGCCAAATTATGCTTAGGGGGGGAggttttatgtttatttttaattctagtCATAGCCAAATAAGAAAAAGAGAGGATTTCATTGCCAAAACTGTCGTGTACTGCGCGCGTAAGCTATTAAACTGTAAAAACAATTACAGCGCACACACTTAGGGTTCAGCTGCTGCTGTGCAGCAACTATTTTTATGGGTACGGTATGAAAAATTCAATACCATAACCATGCTAAGAATCTTACTTGCTATTCGAGATACTACTAACATTTGCTTGCTGCTACGATGTTTACATCtcaattaatcaattttttgtATGAGATAAGAATATTTTTCCCCAAACAACACACTTGCTAGCATATGTGCACTGTAAATTTAGTGCAATATTTCACAGATAATTAATGCAATGGCCATTTGCACAATCCACAGCAAATTCCTCATTTTTTGTGTGGGCGCGACTGCAGATGGAGCGGGTAGCTTTAGTTGTTAATTTTTGTCATTAGAAATCACTTTCTAAAAAATGACATGAGTTGATGGTTTATGTTTTATGCATGCAGCATCCTATTACTCATTATTCCCACTTCTACACGAGGCTCAGGAATATCCTATCAAGGTGCTGCTGTTGCTATTACACACCATTCTGATGTGGTACAGTTTTTCTGCACAATTCATGACGAAAGAAAGGGATTCTGCAACAAAGGGAAGTGAACAATATGGTTCAAAGGGAAGATCAAGTGGCAATGTCGAAAGAGCACGCGTTTTTGGATGGGTTGGGAAGTGTTACCTGGTTGGTCTTTTGGGTATTGAAATATGGGGTCAGTTTTTGCATCCTTACTTTGTTGGTGATAAGCTTCCCTTTGTACCCCTTTTGTTAACCTCTACCTTCTGTGCATTGGAAATAATGTACTCATGGATATGGCAACTGAGATGGATCATTACATCCACCTGAttctttatgttttttgttcACGTTTTTGTATCTTACTTGAGGGTGGATTTCGGCTCTTTGTAGTTTCATAACGCAACATGCAATGCATTAGTATGATCATGATATTAACAATTGTACTGGATCGGCTGGTTCGACCGGGAACTGGAGGTTAGTCTGGCTTGACTCATCTCTAAATAGCAAATATACGGTTCAACCAGAAAAACCGTAAAGAGTTATAAAATTATGGAGTTGGTTAAACTGTAAAAacgtttgtttattttttttaataataatgatGTAATGTTGTTTGTTATTAGAAACAAATATATATGCCTTGCTGCTATTATTAATAACAAAtgaaaaatgaacaaagggtcaacgcgccctctCAACTTGTTTACACGAAATCATCTaatacaatttatattttttttagcaattagtcctaaaattcttcatttttgggtcaaataaccctataatttatatttttattttagaaaatagatttaagataattatattgCAATAATTAGaaaagtatctaattacttttttacatctctcacctccgatttgtattttacgcgttttaaaaattcaattacgGGGTTATTTGACTCAAAAATGAAGAGTCTTGAGGTTAGTTggtcaaaaaagtataaattggattagataaCCCCGTGTCATAAGTTTAGAGGGCGCGTTAACCctttattcaataaaaaatattgtattGTAGACGAACAATACTATGTTACATCACTTCAAAATGAGTCATGGATGTATTTggcaaatatttaaaagatgATGGATCCTACTTTTAAGATTGtgatatatttaacaaaaacaCTAGAATTTAAGGCAAAATTAAAGGGGGAAAAATTATTGGTTGGTTTGGTATTTTTGTTTGGGCCACAGTAATGGCATTTCGCCAATCCAATTAAAAACAATGAATAATAATTCAACTTATTGTTTAAATTAATGTATACACATTATTTTAAGTGGATTTGATAATTCAAAACAGTTCGACTTAACTTATTTAGTTAAGTTAAAAAACCACTTAAAAtgataagttaaaaaatttgacttactctttttattaaaaatattaagttattaaatattagttttatattcttattattattactcacaaataaaaatattttatctcaaatatattttatttttatcacaaTTAGCGTATTATACTTAAATGAACACTTAAAAGTacaaattactatattttttattataaatatttgttttctatctttatctttttatataGTCTATATGTCGCTTATTTAatgcttaatgttttaaaaacaattgaccttttaacctcttttcaattttatcctaacgttgaaaactggtcaattttaccatGTTTCACACTTTTTCGTTTTAATTGTACccgtaaatattaaattaactatttttttcatttaaaaaattcaaaaaagttcttcaaattgaccatttttgcattaaattaacctttttgaaatttttccaaataaaaaaatatcaatttaatgcttaagggtacaattgaaacgagaaaatacaaaataagataaaattgaccGGTTTTCAACATTAGAGTAAGATTGAGAAGGGGCCAAAAGGTCAAGTATTTTTAAGCATTAgacctttatttaatatttctgcTATTTACTATTATTTGGACTTTCGTTTGTAACACACAACATTGGTTATCAGATTTAGACGGTTTTTTAGAGttccaaaaaattaataatttactttaAGGACTAATTTCAAGCTAAAGGGGAGTATCATTATAATCTTTAAGGACTAATTATCAACATAtgcaactaaaatttataatttttatttatgatatatgtaattttcagaatatttttaaaatatttttatttgtgttttaagaatttaattgatatataatttgtatttaataatttatttttaaaatagttgatattcaaatgtttaatatgtaaatataataatttcaataatttttagtTGTAAATTTGTagttatcaaacaaatttatttaattcagtaattattatttgtagcatttaattttaagttttatcAAATGCCACTTGACTAAACAAGTGAAAGAAAATGTAAAACTTTAGTAAAATCATAAACAGATTTTAGCATATGCTTCTTAGacatacactataaaaaaaaattaattatgaaataaatattagattatatttatgtgattgttatttaaaatttatataaaaatttcatcATATCAATTGGTTCAATTTGATTCTTAATTTATCCTAACAGATGGCACCAAATTATGAGGAAATTGCAATACAAATTTTTTAGAGCTGAAGATAGTAGTTGTGGATCACCATAACAATTTTTATGCAACTTGGAATAATTGGTCTTTAAGAAACCAAATGTTgcgtttttttttatcgaacaTCACGAGAATGTCACGAAAAGTTATTCGCGTCACTAACAACTAAAAGTGAATCCAAACAAAAACAGATAATAGAAAATGCATTAGAAAATATTTACattacttttgaatttttgcatAAATGCAAAATTATGGTAAAATCGAGATGGTGTTACGAGTTTTAAGGTAGTTTAATATGAAAAACATAACTTACAAATTTTTGTAAGACTCTAAGGAGAGAGGGAAGGTGGGGCTAGGTGCGGCGGCGCCCCATCTGTCCGGTTAAAACTCTTAAGAGGACTATTTTTATATGGTAGTTGCTTCTTTTACAAAGAATGATATATTTGTAGGGTAGATAAGCTCTAATCCGGAGAAAAACTCAAAGGGGAAGGTCCTTTGGTGGAAAATAAAGGTTGCAGCTTTTTTTAATAGTCGCACCCGCTGCTTTTAGCAACAGTCATGACTCGTGATCTTTGTTTATTATTGTTCTAAACAAACTCATTTactatcaaatttaattatattttagattttaatttattaagataaaattgttttaatattttactatataaataaaaaatgaacatctaaaattgtgttaaaattaagaagaagaaaataaccTACATTAGAGTTAGTGTATATGCAACATTAATGATCTTTAAAGCTGAAACTAGTAGTCGTAGATCACTATAACAATTTTTATGCAACTTGGAACAATTGGTCTTTAAGAAACCAAATGTTGCAGTCTTATAATTAAAGCATGTCACGAAAAATTATTCACGTCACtaacaattaaaaattgaagctaaacaaaaatagttaataaaaatGCATTAGAAAATAAATGCattacttttgaatttttgcatATATGCAAAAGTATGGTAAACTGAGATGTCATGGCCATAGTATAGAGTTTTATGTTAGGTTAATATGAAAAACATGACTTCCAAATTTTTGTAAAACTCCAAGGGCGGAGGGAAGGTGGGGCTAGCTGCGGCGGCCGCCGCCCCATCCGTCTGGTTCTAAAGCTTTTATACACTTTCTGTAATTTCACTGCTGCTTCGTATTTCAGGTATGAAGGATTGAAAATATgcgatttttcaatcatttctACTTCATTAACTAATTTTCGATATTCACTTGGACTAACTTGATGTAACATCAAGATTCTTTTTTCTAAGACATGATGTTGAGTCTTGGGTTTTAGCCGAGTATTTCAGAtgttttagttattatttaagtcGTTATATAAACGGCTAGATAT
Coding sequences within it:
- the LOC126677374 gene encoding putative glucose-6-phosphate 1-epimerase isoform X2; amino-acid sequence: MAFASVSKEGVGVKVSEGEGNLPKVVLSSPHGSEAEIYLFGGCVTSWKLPNGKDLLFVRPDAVFNKKKPISGGIPHCFPQFGPGAIQQHGFARNVDWSVVDSEIVEGSPVVTLMLKDGPYSRAMWDFGFQALYKVVLDEKSISTELKITNTDNKPFSFTTALHTYFSASVTGASVRGLKGCKTLNKDPDPTNPIEGKEERDVVTFPGFVDCVYLDAPAELQLDNGLGDLITLKSENWSDTVLWNPHLQMEACYKDFVCVENAKIGKVELEPGQIWTAKQHISVG
- the LOC126677372 gene encoding probable dolichyl pyrophosphate Glc1Man9GlcNAc2 alpha-1,3-glucosyltransferase, with the translated sequence MHAESATIVQILWFFGISACIKLILIPSYHSTDFEVHRHWLALTHSLPLTRWYVDETSPWTLDYPPFFAYYEYFLSLFAQFIDPQIVDIYRGLNYKSNTVLYFQRITVIVSDLCLLLGLYRLTKNLEPRKRILSWVLVVWSPGLIMVDHMHFQYNGFLLGLLLLSVSYLQEGRDVMGGFVFAVLLCFKHLFAVAAPVYFVYLMRHYCWKGFFVGFRRLSALGAVVVVVFAAAYGPFLYHGQIQQVIRRMFPFGRGLCHAYWAPNFWVFYMMLDKCLSIIFRKLGFNIQAPIASFTGGLVGDSSPFAVLPQVTPLTTFIMVLLALSPCLFKAWKNPQPRFVARWIAYAYTCGFFFGWHVHEKASLHFVIPLAIIASQSLEDARHYFLLSIASYYSLFPLLHEAQEYPIKVLLLLLHTILMWYSFSAQFMTKERDSATKGSEQYGSKGRSSGNVERARVFGWVGKCYLVGLLGIEIWGQFLHPYFVGDKLPFVPLLLTSTFCALEIMYSWIWQLRWIITST
- the LOC126677374 gene encoding putative glucose-6-phosphate 1-epimerase isoform X1; the protein is MATVSIPFSSSSLPTLNLRRLNRRYQRNSGMAFASVSKEGVGVKVSEGEGNLPKVVLSSPHGSEAEIYLFGGCVTSWKLPNGKDLLFVRPDAVFNKKKPISGGIPHCFPQFGPGAIQQHGFARNVDWSVVDSEIVEGSPVVTLMLKDGPYSRAMWDFGFQALYKVVLDEKSISTELKITNTDNKPFSFTTALHTYFSASVTGASVRGLKGCKTLNKDPDPTNPIEGKEERDVVTFPGFVDCVYLDAPAELQLDNGLGDLITLKSENWSDTVLWNPHLQMEACYKDFVCVENAKIGKVELEPGQIWTAKQHISVG